The sequence AGAAAGGATTTCATTGGAAGGCATTTTTTTATCATTATCATTGTCCGGGCAGATCGCATATCCGGAAATGGTGCCGAAGGGCCGGCTGTCCACCTTGATTTTCCGGGTTTTGCGCAGGATAACAGCCCGGTCTTTTTCCATAAGAAAATCACAGGAAAATTCAGGACCGGCCACCCATTCCTCGGCCAGCATCTGAAATGTGCCGGCATCTGTGGGCTTAAACAATGGATTGCCGGTCCGTGCCGAAAGCCCGTCTGCCACCGCATTGAATGCGGTCTCACACTGCCTTCGGGTTACGCATTTGAATACAAGTTCACTGCCGGAACCGCAGAAAGGTTTGAGAACAATGCCTTCCGGTGCCTGGTCCAGGAAGTTCAAAACCTCAATTTTGGTATTAACCGGGCAGGTTTGGGGACAGGGGATCTGACTTTGCCCCCACAACTGTTTTGACACAAATTTATCCCTGCTCTGCCGGACTGCCCTAAGATCGGGGTAGGGCAGGCCCATCTTTTCTGCCAGAATGGATGTGGTCTCCATGGATTCGCAGTCAAAGCAGGCGATGCCGGAAAGGGCCACCCCGAAAGCTTTTTTGTGGTGATCTAATGCCCCAATTGCGGCGTCAATATCCCAGATGGGGCATAAAATTTCCTCTCCGCTATCCGGACAAGGCTCGGTTGCATTCTGACGAACCTTTGGTTCTGTCAGAAAAAGTACCTGTCCGGGACGTATCTTTCTGATCCATTCTATGTAGTCGGACGTGGTGCCCACCACCAGCACCTGGTTTTTTGGGGGGTCAGACCGCTTTTTGCCCATAACGGCTCCCATGTAAAACAGCATTGTCTGGCTGGATATGAATCTCATATGACGGTCTGGGGCTTAAACGAAACCGTTCTTTCCAGTTAAAGCTGCCGCACAGAAAATCCACGGCTTCCATACGATTGTGGCATGCCCATTCCAGGTGGTGCAGGTTGATTACCTTGGCAATACCGGCAAAATCCGGGTGGGTGCCCCCGGCTACAACCGTGTATGTGTTGTTTAAAACGGCGCCCATGTCTACGGCTGCGATTTTTCCATCCACAATGGCGGAGGTGATTCTAAGCATGCCCATATCCCGCAGATACGCTGTAAGCCGTTCAAAAGACCGATAAAAGCGTGCATCGCTGAAGTAGGAATCCGATGTAAAGGCTGCCATGTTCAAACGGAACATTTCGGCTGTATCCGGCAGGTGATTGTACCGCCAGGTGAGTTGACGCGCTTCAATTTTTTTTACATCCGCCTTGAGTTTTTTTCTGGTTTTTCCGGGAAATGCCTGCCAGAAAGTGTCTATGGAAAAGTCATAAATCCGGGGATAAAACAGGTATCCGGTTTCATCCGGTTTTGCATATTCCAGGCTGTCCAGCAATGGGCTCCGGCGCAGGTATCTTAAGTTTAAAGGGCCTGGCACACAATCGCACAATGCGTTGAACACTTCCGGGGATTCGGCTATGATTCGGTTCTGCTCCAGCCAGGTTTTGCCTTTCCATGTTTCGCCGGGAAAAAATACGTATTCGCCGGTCTCTTCAACCAGACTTAATGGAAGAAACCCCACCACCCGGCCCTTGTCTTCGATGAGATGGAAGCTCAGAGGTCTTTTGAAGGCGGCGTTAAAACATTGTCTGACGGCCCAAAGATCAAATATGTCCTG comes from uncultured Desulfobacter sp. and encodes:
- a CDS encoding GNAT family N-acetyltransferase — encoded protein: MKSIIITDPESCRQAWEKYWPVQDIFDLWAVRQCFNAAFKRPLSFHLIEDKGRVVGFLPLSLVEETGEYVFFPGETWKGKTWLEQNRIIAESPEVFNALCDCVPGPLNLRYLRRSPLLDSLEYAKPDETGYLFYPRIYDFSIDTFWQAFPGKTRKKLKADVKKIEARQLTWRYNHLPDTAEMFRLNMAAFTSDSYFSDARFYRSFERLTAYLRDMGMLRITSAIVDGKIAAVDMGAVLNNTYTVVAGGTHPDFAGIAKVINLHHLEWACHNRMEAVDFLCGSFNWKERFRLSPRPSYEIHIQPDNAVLHGSRYGQKAV
- a CDS encoding ATP-grasp domain-containing protein, giving the protein MRFISSQTMLFYMGAVMGKKRSDPPKNQVLVVGTTSDYIEWIRKIRPGQVLFLTEPKVRQNATEPCPDSGEEILCPIWDIDAAIGALDHHKKAFGVALSGIACFDCESMETTSILAEKMGLPYPDLRAVRQSRDKFVSKQLWGQSQIPCPQTCPVNTKIEVLNFLDQAPEGIVLKPFCGSGSELVFKCVTRRQCETAFNAVADGLSARTGNPLFKPTDAGTFQMLAEEWVAGPEFSCDFLMEKDRAVILRKTRKIKVDSRPFGTISGYAICPDNDNDKKMPSNEILSDLFHRAARALGIETGVCMVDFILKNRQPVLIEMTPRPGGDCLPFLLKEAGNIDILGLTLDAAQGFAWKNEKKGPYSPLVAFRIHARRNGVLKRINTTAVENDKRVKKIHLIHPPGHRVTMPPQDYNSWLLGHMIIEPNRHRFFETECLLLAKRIDIEMDSTCSQAIHR